The window ATCACAGCATTTTTCTAAGCATCCATTAGCATCTGGTGCTTACAGGTATTTGATTCACAACAATGGTTCCAACTTTATGGCTTGAGGGATAATACACACCAGTGAATATCTTGTAGGCCGATTTCTTAAGGAGGTCGCCACACCCAAAATCAATTAGCTTGACTTCATGGGTCTCCTTATTAATGAGCAGATTTTCAAGTTTGATATCGCCGTGTAGAACCCCACGGCGGCAGCACATGTAGGCAGCCTGTGTTGCCTGCCGCATGACGACACGAGCTAAGCTTTCATCGATGCTGCCTCCGCGGCGTTCTGCAAATTCAAACAAGTCCTCGCAGGGTGAGGGGCAATCCATCACCATAATATAATGGTCATGCTGGTCCTGCCAGTCCAGCAGTTGGATTATTTCTGGAATGCTGGGGCCTCTGTTGGCGAGGATGTGCAGTGCAACCTCTAGTGGAAGCGGCTTGGAATGACCCAGCTAgaggaaatacaatttttaagaTGGTTAGATGGATGTGGATTCCCATTCTAGGATTCAGACCAGTATTTCACAAAATGACCTCAATGGCAACTTGTCTATTGAAAAATCAGctatagtaatattttttacagtaaattgaATAGACAGAGGAGAAAGTAGAGAGCACAGCCTACTTACGATACTAATGTATTCCACATTCTCAGTCTTTGCGACATATTTCACTGCTacctaataaataatacaataaacagattgttaaaaaatatttacaattaatataaatgaaaatcaaaagatcaaattaatcaaattcaGATGATTAATCTGCTAGCTAGTTTCtgtaagcaaaaaataaaaccttaaaGCCATCCTGCAGACGACTCCCCTCATACACAGCTCCAAAAGTCCCTTCACCCAGCATGTCGCCGATCACATAGTGGCAGGAATTGATGACTATTAAAGGAAAAACAGGCTTAGTTGAAATATCAAGCATTGACTGCAGTGTTTTCCAATTCTTGtttaattaaagctgcagtccgtaactttttttggttaaaaatgatctgaaatcaatatttgcaagtacataaccagccagtgttcaaaacgctcgccttactttagcccgattcacaacggttaacttataataatgttttctaattttagTGGTACAGGTAGGTTTTCATGGGAAATTCGAGCATAGCACTgcgtaaacataaagaagttgtcccggctactaggctatcgcatgtgaggatcctgcaggtggtggATCATTTAGCCTTTTCTCGCAGcagctaaaataattaaatgtatcattttgatggtggattgtaatccagaaaggattatgtgtttatgaaattaaattatattccagttttaaatgtgcttctgattacagatagcctgggattacacaagatttgtattttaaagaaaacccgttcgaagggagcataatttgctttctgggttaaaagaatttcttaatatgaaatttgaatggCATGACACGCtacacactaatacacactatattcatagtcacgcaatgctgatgttgttaacattaataatttgagaataaagtacaacaataataataatttgcacggtttgatgtgatatgagctaaccgatctttagattaaatcaccattggtagcgcgatttatggtaatgcttttttccgcaattggtcagaacaaacgtggcagacttgttacttacttgttcagatggcaatataagGTGAActttcttatttgggtcatatattccaagatgtAGGCTAGATTCTGTGATTTCGAAATACAGTAAATGTCCACACcagtgcggtgactgacagtcacacatactcctcaaaacagaTTCATCCATGCTGGAGCCCTGCCGAAGCACAGCCCACACaagcaagataattccgcaattccaggttttcaaacagagatggcgacaaagaggcaaaacctacagactgcagctttaataaaaAAGTGATAATAAAATGGCTTGATATAGTAtcaagagagtgtgtgtgttgtgttattGCGGCAGTAAACTTACCCTCAATTTTCATCTTTCCATTTTTCTCCAGCTTCCTTGTCAGAGGTGACACAGGGACCTCTGTGGAACTAACTGAAGTTTGGATGACATTGACGCTCCAGTTTGATGTGGTGCAGACTGGAGTCTGGGCAATGTCGTTGCTCCAGTTGGAAGGGGTGCGCCGGACTGGAGTCTGAACGATATCGGTGCTCCAATCAGAAGCGGTGCGGTCTGGATTATGGGTGATGTCAATGTTCCAGTCTGACACTGTGCTTACAGGATTCTGGGTGACGTAAGCGCTCCAGTTTGATGCAGTGCGTGATGGAGTCTGTGTGATATCAGTGCTCCAGTCTGACATGGTGCATGCTGAAGTCAGGCCAGCATAAATGTTCCAGTCAGATGACGTCTGGACGAAATCCCCACTCCAGTTCGATGTGGTAAAGGCTAGAGTCAGGCCGGCACTGATGCTCCAGTCAGATGCAGTACAAAGGACTGGAGCCTGGGCAATGTCAATGTCTGATGCGGTATCGACTGGAGTCTCAGCGACATTGTCGCTCCATACTGGTGATTGGAGGACATCTGCATCAGGATGAACAGCAAGATGTTCCTCTGCTGCAGGAGAGACTTCAGGGTCACTGCCTGAAGGTTCCTGATGATTGTGGTTCTCTATAGTACAGATGAACTGCTGTAGTGAATTCTGATCTAATGAGGGGATATAAACCAAAACATTGTGTTAATCaaacaatattaattattaattgcaTATTGCATAGTGGATACTCATATTACTGCATCTAAGCTGTTAAATAGTATTTAATTTTTGGATCCTTGTACATATTCTTAAAACATGCCATTTACCATCAGGACTTCTTCTAGATAGTACTGCCGCTGTATCAGTACCCTGAGCCTCATCTTCACCCTGAACTGAGCTGGCCTTcctgctgtatttttgaccagCTCTCCAACAAGAGGTCCACCTCCACAACCTgaacttctttttctttttcttagaGGTGTCCTCCTTCCTCCCTTTCTTCTTTTCCCCATCCACATCCTCCTCTCCAACACCAACTGGATGTGGGTGGACTTCCACCAAACTAGTGAAAGACTGTGGCGGTGTACCAAGGAAATTGTACACACGCCCAAAATCTTTTTCTGCCTCTTTGCAACGAGAGCTACGTTGACCCATTGCTATAGTTATTTAGCAGCAGAACGAGCAAAACGAGCGTTGCAGAATGTTTCACCTTTATAGAGTTTTATGATGTCACAATCTACATTTAGAACAACTGCCTTATTCTATGGAGCCTCACCGTCACGCGGGAAAATGTTTCAATTTTCTTGTGCAGCATCAAAGCGCCAGTTTTAATGAAGGGCACAAAGCGCACAATTATTAATTAAGCGATTATTACACGCTTTGTCATTTATCTATTTGATTTCAAGTCGAATACAAGCAGAAATTATGTAGTAGAATTTACTGAGGATCATACAAAAACATGCGTCGCTTTATAACAATGGTTATAAAGTCCCGTACTATTGCATTTAATGTCATTCTGGATCATGAATTTTAAACAGTAGCGTAATgagttacaaaaaatattttaaatcgtTTAATTCAGGTTAACACCATGATCTCATAGGTACAGCCCACTCAGGTCACGTGACACGTTACCTTTTTCAACCCCACACCTATGTTTACTCACGTGTCTGCCATTGTCACGATGCCTGCTGTGTGTAAACGAGCCCTGTACTTTTTCTGGTTATAGATGACTATCGATTTCATGTGCACACCTGTTGGTCAACATCCGTCACTGATTTCTATGTGGGAATTCGAGCTTTTCACTTCCATCCTGTGCTGACTTGTCCTGGACTTGGAGATGGTGGACGAGAATCCGACTGGTTCTTTTAAGGATCTCATAAGTAAAGTCCTTGAAGATCACAGGAGCAGAACTGATCCTCCTCTCTTATTGAAGAATGGCTCTCAGTTTAAGAAGAACCTGGAAGTTGTAAGTGTTTTAAAACTGACTTCACTTGCACTTGTGCTTGCGTTGTGGCACATTTAAGTGtagtatttgtttaaaatttgttttggaAATGACTCCCAACAGTGACTTTGAGAACAACTGAACTAATTCATTTCATTGGACAGCTGTAATATGAGATTGGTTAAAGGGAAACCAGTTGGGTGGGATTTTAAACCTTGAATGAGGTGAATGTTTCTTCAACACAAAGACAATGTCAATGCAAGAAGATATTTcagatattttatatgtagccTCATAACAATGAGACCGGTAAATtgattatatataatgtatacctatatattgtatgtatgcatgtacacCTGACTAATTTGATAGGGTCTGTAAGAttgctgtaattttttttgtcttttatgctcacctaggctgcatttatttgatcatgaATGCAGTTCGATGTTAATATTGATATTCAGTATCCCGAttcaaaagtaaaatattattacaacttcaaataactgctttctattttaatatgcatattttaaaatgtaatttattcctgtgatggtaaagcagccattactcacatgagccttcagaaatcattgtaaaatACTAATTTGGTGGTCATTTAACATTTCATAGTATTATCAATGCAAAAAATGCTtgttttacttaatattttgtggaaaccatcaaCCCCcccaataatatatataatatatatatatatgtgtgtgtatatattatatatatacacacagtatctcacaaaaatgagtacacccctcagatttcagcaaccattttagtatatcttctcaagggacaatactacagaaatgaaacttggatatattttagagtagtcaatgtgcagcttgtatagcagtacaaatttactgtcctctaaaaataactcaacatatagccattattgtctaaataactggctacaaaagtgagtacaccctaaatGATAACAGTTATACGTAATTTAACCATGtaaagccacatgtcctattcatcatgttcatgtttttgtctgcttgacaggaccatacaaatttgtgtatcttgtattagagcagttaaaatttggtgctttgagtacaattctctcatactgaccactggatgttcaacatggctcCTCATGACAAAGAACTCTcggaggatttgagaattaaaATTGTTGCTCTCCTcaaagatggccgaggctataagaagtttggtaacaccctgaaactgagttacagtacagtggccagtgtcatacagaggttttccaagacgggttccactcggaacaggcctcaCAAGtgtcgatcaaagaagttgagACCTCCTGCTGTGCTTTAGGTGCAGAAACTGGCTTCAAAAAcagatgcatgagtgctgccagcatcactttagaggttgcagaagcaggtcagcttgtcagtgctcagaccatacgccgcacactgcaaaaagtcagtttgcatggccatcatcccagaaggaagcctcttctgaagctggctcacaagaaaacccgcaaacagtttgctgaagacaacatgcccaagagcatgaattactggaaacatgtcctgtggtctgatgagtctaagATATACTTGattggctcagatggtgtccagcatgtgtggtgacgcCCTGGTGAGGAGCACCAAGAAAactgtgtcttgcctacagtcaagcatggtggtggtagcataatggtctggggctgcatgagtgctgctggtactggggagctgcggttcattgagggaaacacgGATTCCATACtgagacattctgaagcagaacatgatgccctcccttcagaaactggaccgaacggcagttttccaacataataacaaccccaaacacaccgccaagatgacaatggccttgctgatgaagctgaaggtgatggagtggccaagtatgtctccagacctgaaccctattgaacaCCTGTGGGGCATCATCCTCAAGCGGAAGgaaggagtggaagaggatcccAGCAACAACCTGTGCAGCTCTGATGAAttccaagcccaggaggattaaggcagtgctagatatcAATGGTGCCCcttcaaaatattgacactttggacacagttttgacatgttcacttagggtgtactcatttttgttgccagttatttagacaataatggctatatgttgatttatttttagaggacagtaaatttgtacttctatacaagctgctcgttgactactctaaaatatatccaagtttcatttctatagtattgtcccttgagaagatatactaaaatgtttgcttaaatgtgaggggtgtactcacttttgtgagatactgtatatgtatgcaagtagttttaattaattatagttATGATTTAGAAGTACATGTAATTTCAGCTACCTGAAAATTAATATGTACCAtgtatgatataatttcagtattGCATTTTGCAAACACttgcaaacacttttttttacagAGCAATATACTTTTCCTTGTACAAATGGAAAAGGTCTCAAAATAATTCTAATGTTTGACAGAATAATAACTAAAGCAGCTTTCAGTTCATCACGTGTTGCTCATCTCTTCATTATGTAATAGTATTAATAAATGGCCCCTGTTGTTTCAACAAATTCTAGACATGGGGGTTAGAGCTGCTGTTTACACTGACAACAAAAATGACTTCACCGTGTGTTTCCCCAACAACCCACATGAGTCAATTAGCTAAAGGACACAATGAGTTTTCACTACAGGCTGCTTCGCTTTTTCTAACTGTGGTTTCTTTGGAGACACAATTCTGCCAGCTACctgtatatttcacaattctgttGCCTGTGTTTTGATGATATAACATagcttttattgtttatatGGTCATTTGTTGTGTTTCAACCAATCTGATCTTTCAACAAActtacattttgtaaataaaagtgGTTGAATTGGAAAACCTAGACATGATGTTGAtatgaatgaatgttttatgTAATCGTCATCGCTGCTGTTTTAAGATAAGAAGCAGCAGACAAAGTGTATTGTCTCAGGACAAAGAGCTGTAttgtttttagatgtttaacctctttctctctgtgttaGATTATATCTCAGAAGCAGCCAACTGAATCCATCTGCTGTTCAAATGCAGGACAGACTAGACACAAGGTACACATCAGGCATTTACCTCCCATCGTTGCTCTCGGCCCTTCAGTGACTTGAAAATCTGGTTGTTTCATGGTTTCAAAGTGTAATTAATTTGACTGATAGAATGGAGTTATTGTCAGCACTTGTTTTAGGTTATATAATTGTTCAAATGCAGCTTCCTAACCAACTGGGAGATTGAGATTATTAAAAACGCATCCTGGTAAACACATGAAGAGCATTTACACAGTTTatgttcaagtcaagtcaagcaTAATTGtcaccacggtgctacatactagttaaacataaatatgtgaccctggaccacaaaaccagtcttaagtcgctggggtatatttgtagcaatagccaaaaatacattgtatgggtcaaaattatcgatttttcttttacgccaaaaatcattaggatattaagtaaagatcatgttccatgaagatattttgtgaatttcttaccgtaaatgtatcaaaacttaatttttgattagtaatatgtattgctaagaacttcatttggacaactttaaaagcgattttctcagtatttagattttttttgcaccctcagattccagattttcaaatagttgtatgtcggccaaaccatacatcaatggaaagcttatttattcagctttcagatgatgtacaaatctcaatttcgaaaaactgacacttaagacAATAGAACAATAGAAGTACAAGAAAAACAATTATAGACCTATACAGCAGTTAACCATCTGACtaatacatatactataaatagtTGCCtatacatacacaaactgagactgtacaaaaactttatgtaaatactgtacatgaaattgtgcaaaAGAGATATGCTCTATATTTTGAGTAAATagtgtttaatattttgttcttgTTTAATTCTGACCCTCTGTTTCCAGTTTCTGTCCTGACAACGTTATCAAattttattgtcaaaatctTTCTGATGACCTCTCATGACTTAAGAATGTTCTCTGTGTGTTGTGAAGGCTTGCGTGAGTAATGTACCTTGTGCTGGCCGAGCACTGAGGAATGCTTTCTTATCCAATGGCCAGGATAACTGGAAAGCACATATTAAACTGGCAAGAATCATCAGGTAGGTTTCACTTCAATAATGTATGTTTCTGGTTATAAAATATGTCCATTCATGCCAAAGGCTGATAACTATAGCTATAAAGTTTAACCCTTGTTTGCTGTTGGGGTATTTCAGGACAATAAATGCTTAAATTacatttgcttaaaaaaaaacttccacAAAATGATGTCAAATTTTTCATGTTAACACCATTACACCACTACAAAAACGTAGATCTTCGTAGATctgaattttacataaaatgttggCATTTCATATAAacgtatataaaattattagaaattgaggcaaatttttttaaagtgccaTAAATCTAATTCCATAACAATAGGGAAGTCCACTCCACAGATACAATATAACCGTAATGGCACAGAGGAATAACatcattggaatcactttcaaaacaatatttttccTGATGAATCTGATGTACgataaaacattgacagccaatcagaattcacCTGAATTTAAGGATCTCAAGCATTTAAAATGGCAGACGACATAACTAGCATGctattataataaacagaacgtTAACATCTGTTTAACattatcgttatagttatcattcttggtgtgaatgggacTTTAATATGATCACATGTTGTATCACGTATCAACTTAAAATCTTAACAGAATAAAAAGGTTTTGCGATTTTAaataagagtttatttgcaaaaacagaactccatttttacaaattttcaaaaatcatgttttttttatgttatcatgtttttattgtgttagttagctgtttttttaaagttattttttaacctagtcaaaataacccaactgcagtttgattgagattaattggaaagcacaatgaaaaaacatgatttttgagaattgttaaaaacggagttatctgtttttgcaaatgtacTCTTCATATGTTATCATAGAAAATTAGATTGGAATTTACAAGTTTATTTACAAAGTCACATTAACAAACCTTTTATGAATctacatatttcaaaatatacaaaaacataaaagtggtttataaatcttttttaaacGACCAGCCAAATATTAGCcagtgttaatttatttatttattgaaagcattattataatgattttgtTTAGTAAAATGTTTTCCTGTTCTCATCTGGCATATTCTCAGGAGGGCATATATTGGTCTGGAGCTTGTGGAATGGCTGATGGATCATTGTGAATTTATCCAGAACAGGACGGTATCTTCCAAAATCTGGAATGTTCTCCTGGACATGGGCATTCTGCTTTCAGGTGATTGGATCGGCTGCACAAGCATATGCTGTAgagtttaaatgatttattgattatattataaGCACTACGGCCTGGCTCCATATGAGGTGCCTGAGCAGAAAAGAAAGTCTAGACTGCTTTGTGTCAGATGTTTAACCCCGTTGTTCCCCTGTTGTGTCCAGTGGAGCAGAACAATGTATTTGAGGACTCCAGGTCTTTGTACCAGTTCACCTTTGAGGAATGTGAGGCCCAGAGCTGTGATTTCAGAAATCAGGTCAACTGGACGAATGCAGTACATCTGCTGCTACAGCTGGTCCCATACGTGCAGCTCCACGGTGGAACCCAGAAGCGGTGAGCACATGTTTACACATAAAGCTTAATGATAGTGTTTTTTCTTAGGTCGAAGGTCATTAAGTATCTTGTCCCACAGGACTGTAAAACGTAATAGCTTTTAATTTACCATCCAGCGCTAACAGAACGTGCCTGGACCCGACAACAACCTTTACTGATTACCTTAGCAGAGCTAAACATATACAAAAGAGGCTTTTAATTACTATGTCAGTTGTGATTATTTACCACTtggattgtttgtttttcttggcTTGGAGTCCAAAAGATTATTTCGATGCAGGCTAAAGTTTTACATCTGTTCTTGAATCAGCGCCTCAactgcttttttgttttgtttttttggttagTTGACAATTGAAtgattttctttaaattaatttctacTTTCCTAAATTCAAATGAGAATTTCAATTCTAGTTCCTGTTTGCTGTTGCAGTGCTGAGTCCTAAAACCCAGGCACAAGTTAGCTTTTTAGCATTTCCGGTTTCATAATCCTGAAGTCATTGGGTTTTTTGAAAGGGTTTTgtttaaatgcctgaaataaaCACAAGCTAAACACaagatattttcacattttattctatAACACCAAATACATGAATAATACTAATACCACATTGATGCTTTTTAAATTGCTAACAAGTAGCTAAGAGGTTGTCTAGAGGTTAACTAAAGAGGTTGTCTGGAACATTAAATGTCATAATGCTGACCTGGAAAAATCATACAAACCCTAGTCCACTTCTACAGCTATTCCTCACACTCTTTCAAACTATTCTACCTCAATCTTTCCAAGCTGtagattttaaattaatgtgGAAGTAGTTGTCAGAAGCTTAATGGTGGTGATGTTAAAGTCATGTGACCTTGGTGTAGTTTGTTTTTAGCCTGCgtttagctttttatttctgGTAGTTCTTTTTAAAGTCGTCATGacatggatttaaaaaaaaaaaaaattattgtaagtAATATGTTCCTAGAGGTTTACTTATTATGTTAATTGcgcaaaacacaaataaatatgtgaaaaaatgattattttcaacccTCATTCTGACCCTGTtttttagttcacccaaaaatgaaaattctgtcattaattactcaccctcatgtcgttccaaaactgaaagaccttaattcatctttgaaacacaaattaagataattttGATGGAAtttgagagctctctgaccatAGACAGCAAGAATATTACCACGATCAATgcacagaaacatagcaaggacgtcagtaaaatagtccatttgacatcaggggttcaaccgtaattttatgaagctacgagaatactttttgcgcaaagaaaaaaataataacataattcttctccccgagttactgtcttccgccattttggagagtcccccagaacgtaatcaacATAATGAGCattatttacattcagtagaCAGCGTGCGTATGCTGAAAGTAAACAATGCTTATTATGTTtaccatcaaaaatatcttaatttctgttccaaagatgaacgaaggtcttacaggtttggaatgacatgagggtgagtaattaatggtagaattttcatttttgggtgaactatcccattaagCAACTGAGCACCAGTGGGCGGGGCCTATGGTGAGAAGATGACTATTCGTCGATGTCTTGCTCTGGAGGCagtgtttatgcaaatgtttgtgcCTGGGTGATGTCATCTTGCACCTCAGATCCAAAACGAGCcgtttttggagcttgattaaATAAACGCTTTGTTTATAATGAGGAGGACATTTTAAGCTATGAAACTTGCAGGATGTTTAAATGGTACAAAGACCTCTTATGTACCAAAAGATCAAGGCAAATTTGATTTCTTATGTCATGACTCCTTTaagcttcaaaattcataaaagttgtgTTCACACGTGAAGACTGTAAGAATCAaactttttcttattttctgtAATAATCTAAAAAGCAGTGGAAAAATCATTTTGGCTTTCTTTCGAGGGATCAATTAACACCCATCactttattggttaaaatgattaGGAATtaggaacatttatttatttatttatttatttatttattttcacttgaGGTAAAATCTgcattttattcactttttagTCTTTAGTAACctttgactttcttctgtggaacatcaAAGATATTTTTACAACTGAAAGatatcttattttgtgcttTGCAGAAGAAACGAGTGTCTCTAAGACACGAATTACAATAGGCAAATGGGGCTTGTAGAAAATCTAATGTACAGTCATCATTCAGGATTTCTCCATGTGCATACTAATGTAGTAACGTCAGCTGCAGTGCCAGCCTTCACCAGCAGATGTCTGTGTGAGAGTGCGGGACAGATGAATGATTTTGCTCCAGGCTCTGTCTGTCTCACTTTCAGATATTCAGACAGACCCAACCTGTTCAGAGTGTCGCCCCACTGCACAGCGCTCTCCTTTTGACCTTCCACTGTCTGTCAAAGCATATCTCATCACTTCTCAGACATGTCAGTATAAGATGCAGCCTATCCGTCTGTTTCTTCACTGCCTCTGCACTTTGGCTTTGCGCTGTTATGCTTTGTTGACGTTACATAacattgtttaaaagttttgaaatattattgataGCTCCTCAAGGAGGTTTAAAAGTTCTAAAGTTTTGGGTGTAATTATGATGTCTTTATAATTTCTAgctatctttaaaaataaaaatatatttttttaaataaacaacttcTGTTTATAtgtcaaaaaatgtattataaaagaTTGTATAtaacattacaataaatattaaatgtaaacaaatttttattaaattgcacAACTTGTTAAACAATCTATTTGTCAAAAATgtactataatacattttataaaatattaaagtaaatattaaattatacattaaaaattagtaatgtaaaatgtatacatgtaaatgtaatgaactacattttattaatttgccttttaataaactttaaaaaaaatctgtcaaatgtgttataaataataaatactttttcttatttaaaagtactagatgtaaaaacaatattaacatgacaaatgtaaaatttcacacacaaaatactattctttataaattaaatgtaacattttattaaataaaatttttttttaattcataaaattttattaaaatctgCAACTTAAActatttatgtatcaaaatgtattataagaataaatgttttaaataatattaaaatgaataaaatgtaaaagattatacattaaaaattagaatgtcaaattatacatgtaaatatagaattatacatttaaatttattaaaaaatacctGGGGCCAGTGAAAATATTGGCAGGGCAAGTAGTACTCAATGCTGAGGTTTGTTGACGTCCTATGAGCCACAAAGAATCATGCGGCTCTGGCCTCACTCACCCAGATCAATGACGTTTAGCACTTTGGTAAACCGTACGTAATCAGGAGGTCAGTGGACGTAAATGGAAGTTGAGCTATAGGTCGTGTCCCTCTGCTTCATTTCCTGCCTGCTGGGAAAGTCGGTCAGGTTCTGTCCTAATGGCTTTGTCTAGGCAGGATGTCCATCTTTAGCGAGATCAAACCTGTTTTTAGGCCCCTCTGTCTGCGCCTCCATATGGCCTGATTAAGCCAGTGTGATTTTGGGACATTATTTTGGAGTTTTGCTAGTGTTCTAGCCAGCACAGTCACAACTCTCTGTTGTCTAAAGTTgt is drawn from Onychostoma macrolepis isolate SWU-2019 chromosome 16, ASM1243209v1, whole genome shotgun sequence and contains these coding sequences:
- the LOC131521548 gene encoding serine/threonine-protein kinase pim-2 yields the protein MSDWSTDITQTPSRTASNWSAYVTQNPVSTVSDWNIDITHNPDRTASDWSTDIVQTPVRRTPSNWSNDIAQTPVCTTSNWSVNVIQTSVSSTEVPVSPLTRKLEKNGKMKIEVINSCHYVIGDMLGEGTFGAVYEGSRLQDGFKVAVKYVAKTENVEYISILGHSKPLPLEVALHILANRGPSIPEIIQLLDWQDQHDHYIMVMDCPSPCEDLFEFAERRGGSIDESLARVVMRQATQAAYMCCRRGVLHGDIKLENLLINKETHEVKLIDFGCGDLLKKSAYKIFTGTDQYCPPEFKEKGEYNGKPATVWSLGVLLFALICGVFPNADDLNKINANNFSKAGLSEECCQLISSCLQQEPEQRLRLSEILLHDWFKVTGVEKLKTA